A genomic region of Amphiura filiformis chromosome 6, Afil_fr2py, whole genome shotgun sequence contains the following coding sequences:
- the LOC140155677 gene encoding uncharacterized protein has translation MSRMATQELGFKCRRCRVYLFGDDSILTASDDGTASFVWYLKEESHPDWIQHAIIEAQWTKGKLNCPKCHGRLGSFDFITPNKTQLSEAVFSSIQIIKNRVDCEPTKSIIDRVQKINKAAIGMKEESTTNIKSTRTGKMPVQHALNQSEDQPHALISSYDEATAAITAADKRNRCKESNLSCNMSLVEDTTHSNQSNDCNRYRVQNMCDNDRKLSDERTNQNHEENMYVNESVHQAGSEECVRENEQSMAVRRRHLPQSSESTSNVQSDINYTNNQSRTEHIMSCNETIERTSEQNENMDRTRDVQEERSEMNNLSQNINDNTMDAATCTGNPQFIGMSFDGESSTSWEDFFEEIIDEIEESRMLSSQDGMNYNFQEDDDLDLSQNLVDLGHDVSPSRVRARERAALRRERNRRKKERRKQRRKEKWMESHNYYQEDQEPANLSGLVDILGTDWNRQALQEVTTCSICLDVFYQPHSCVPCNHIFCEPCLRQLASVHHVVAPCPLCRTSIQTVVEHFELTAAIKKLFPTQVQRRREAERRTLHRSFPLPGHSSLSSITRPWFSIPRFRTSDTNEHVRQFTSRVNHVRQRRQELNRTFIQEISGETLATLMFFAVTVGVIVAFLSLMQEFT, from the exons ATGTCAAGGATGGCTACACAAGAATTAGGCTTCAAATGTCGACGCTGTCGAGTTTATCTCTTTGGTGATGATAGTATATTGACTGCATCAGATGATGGTACAGCATCTTTTGTGTGGTATCTTAAGGAGGAAAGTCACCCCGACTGGATACAACATGCAAtaattgag GCCCAGTGGACCAAAGGAAAGCTGAATTGTCCAAAGTGCCACGGTCGTCTTGGATCCTTTGATTTTATCACCCCAAACAAGACTCAATTGAGTGAAGCTGTATTCTCTTCTATTCAAATAATCAAGAATCGAGTGGATTGTGAACCAACAAAGTCCATCATTGACAGAGTACAAAAG ATAAACAAAGCTGCTATTGGAATGAAAGAAGAATCTACCACTAACATTAAAAGTACTAGAACTGGTAAGATGCCTGTGCAACATGCACTCAATCAGTCTGAAGACCAACCACATGCTTTGATATCATCATATGATGAAGCTACAGCAGCAATTACAGCTGCTGATAAAAGGAACAGGTGCAAAGAGTCTAACTTATCTTGTAACATGAGTCTTGTGGAAGACACCACACACTCTAACCAATCAAATGATTGCAACAGATATCGTGTGCAAAATATGTGTGATAATGATAGGAAACTATCTGATGAAAGAACTAACCAGAACCATGAGGAAAATATGTATGTGAATGAGAGTGTTCATCAAGCAGGATCTGAAGAATGTGTTAGAGAAAATGAACAGAGTATGGCTGTTAGAAGGAGGCATTTGCCGCAATCTAGTGAATCTACATCCAATGTGCAATCAGATATTAACTATACTAATAATCAGAGCAGAACTGAACATATAATGTCATGTAATGAAACTATTGAAAGAACAAGTGAACAAAATGAAAATATGGATAGGACAAGAGATGTACAAGAAGAAAGATCAGAAATgaataatttgtcacaaaatatcaATGACAATACAATGGACGCAGCTACATGTACAGGCAACCCACAATTCATAGGGATGAGTTTTGATGGAGAAAGCAGTACATCATGGGAAGACTTTTTTGAGGAGATCATAGATGAGATTGAAGAAAGTAGAATGCTGTCATCTCAAGATGGAATGAATTACAATTTCCAGGAAGATGATGATCTGGACCTGTCCCAAAATCTTGTAGATTTAGGACATGATGTATCACCGAGCCGAGTACGAGCAAGGGAAAGAGCAGCGTTGAGGAGGGAAAGGAATAGGAGGAAGAAGGAGAGAagaaaacaaagaaggaaagagaagTGGATGGAATCTCACAATTATTACCAGGAAGACCAG GAGCCAGCTAACCTCTCTGGTCTTGTGGACATTCTTGGTACTGACTGGAATCGCCAAGCTCTACAAGAAGTCACTACTTGTAGCATTTGTTTAGATGTCTTCTATCAGCCACACTCATGTGTACCATGTAACCATATCTTTTGCGAACCGTGCCTTCGTCAATTGGCAAGTGTTCATCATGTGGTGGCGCCATGTCCTTTGTGTAGAACAAGTATCCAGACAGTTGTTGAGCATTTTG AACTCACCGCAGCCATCAAGAAACTCTTTCCAACTCAAGTTCAAAGGAGGCGGGAAGCTGAAAGACGTACACTCCACCGATCTTTTCCTCTTCCAGGGCACTCCTCGTTGAGTTCTATAACTAGACCTTGGTTCAGTATTCCCAGGTTTAGGACTAGTGACACAAATGAGCATGTGAGACAATTCACAAGCAGGGTGAATCATGTGAGGCAAAGGAGGCAAGAATTGAATAGAACATTCATTCAAGAGATATCTGGAGAGACACTTGCCACTCTCATGTTCTTTGCAGTCACTGTTGGTGTAATTGTTGCATTTTTATCATTAATGCAAGAATTTACATAA